The proteins below come from a single Miscanthus floridulus cultivar M001 chromosome 1, ASM1932011v1, whole genome shotgun sequence genomic window:
- the LOC136461523 gene encoding uncharacterized protein produces MDVTTYTGHLKRLVNALRDVGKPMRETSQVLNMLRSISPKYRHTVPVITAKNPPHTFLSARSYLLLEEQYDKENTKSTAQHALLAAGSSQPTAPVSGSGATGVPRSSQPTAGTNTRFDNCSNKKHRGRGNNFPGGSSGGTPPSQGASAGSRPPSSPWLPSFNPWTDMVQAWPMPFHAPSVGVLSL; encoded by the coding sequence ATGGACGTCACGACGTACACCGGCCATCTCAAACGTCTCGTCAACGCTCTGCGCGACGTCGGGAAACCAATGCGCGAGACGTCTCAGGTGCTGAACATGCTCCGCAGCATCTCCCCCAAGTACCGGCACACTGTTCCAGTGATCACCGCCAAGAACCCTCCACATACCTTCCTGTCCGCGCGTTCCTATCTACTGCTAGAGGAGCAGTACGATAAGGAAAACACCAAATCCACCGCCCAGCACGCCCTACTCGCTGCCGGCAGTTCTCAACCTACTGCTCCTGTGAGCGGTTCCGGCGCCACTGGCGTTCCTCGATCCAGCCAGCCGACCGCGGGCACCAACACGCGTTTTGACAACTGCAGCAACAAGAAGCATCGTGGCCGCGGCAACAACTTCCCCGGCGGCAGCAGTGGTGGCACGCCTCCTTCCCAGGGCGCATCTGCTGGTAGCCGCCCACCATCTTCCCCATGGCTTCCGAGCTTCAACCCATGGACCGACATGGTCCAGGCGTGGCCCATGCCATTCCACGCTCCTAGCGTTGGCGTCCTCAGCCTGTGA